A single Vanacampus margaritifer isolate UIUO_Vmar chromosome 7, RoL_Vmar_1.0, whole genome shotgun sequence DNA region contains:
- the atad5b gene encoding ATPase family AAA domain-containing protein 5b isoform X2 — protein MPNKLKRTKKSPHNVSREDEASPQTDEGSSKRSTCGPTDEKVPFPQSEADVMGRGEKVSKPLSSPRSRKGHVPSLPSLHSFLKDIQASNTAFPVQSVFRMLQKKARDGLPDSEITVESRPSRASRLSNTRRLKQQIANGSRKNCTDIAKTLRTIRKVCSCEDVLWTDKYSPQGTREIIGNILQVNKLHSWLKMWKRRTDCNESKIVEQIKNEEKSKGNISTQDSWDCGDFQGETGPDGHQEALPCNTMLITGPPGVGKTASVYACAQELGFKVFEVNSSSQRNGRQVLCQLREATQSHLVETSGKDLLRPAYFNNYGTRGCPLRSEHLDGGKFPPPKKVCKKQMIGRHRRTGKDTPAGVTLTNFFKLKDKAGMPRDKLKYEAEHQATSQNKIVAASLILFEEVDVIFEDDVGFLAAIKTFMTTTKRPLVLTTNDPTFRERFSSNLEEIVFKKPSTANVCSYLQLLCLAEGLKMEADDVRSLVTLAEGDVRRCLLQLQLWVNSFQGTAEEDARLSQQGCTASMLGLHPVSRNHLLNLLENASTVADMNKLVESWRRDVPLLYSNVEMLLPTINPVRDGLGFSNMTVTGSSLTRKAQRSPYCPKTSAANVDLKRLNALADFFDIMSYIDATIAATAEALDPDVRTRDFVWTGADIKDSLLDETSEEEVRSHSQERMLEIRAVVEALGCRGCWSRMSDVWTEAQTCRPELGQTQSQSSNGIHLTCQPPGDPIICQKRYKMSHAVLSSQPFGLLGNRQAVCVDYLPALRSISRSTRQQKDEPARCVNYLQSLHLGLSKSTLQLLAQDFSSTNLPA, from the exons ATGCCGAACAAACTGAAACGGACCAAAAAAAGTCCACACAATGTTTCGCGTGAAGATGAAGCGAGTCCTCAAACAGACGAG GGGAGCAGTAAAAGGAGCACGTGTGGGCCGACAGATGAGAAGGTGCCCTTTCCTCAAAGTGAAGCTGATGTGATGGGAAGGGGTGAGAAGGTGTCAAAACCTTTATCATCCCCGCGGTCACGGAAAGGACATGTGCCATCGCTGCCGTCCCTGCACAGCTTTTTGAAGGACATCCAAGCATCCAACACAGCATTCCCAGTCCAAAGTGTGTTCCGGATGCTGCAGAAGAAAGCCAGAGATGGTCTACCAGATTCTGAAATAACAG TTGAATCACGTCCCAGCAGAGCGAGCAGGCTGAGCAACACTCGGAGACTGAAGCAGCAGATTGCAAATGGAAGCAGGAAAAATTGCACAGATATTGCGAAAACACTCAGAACTATTCGAAAAG TGTGCAGTTGTGAGGATGTGCTGTGGACAGACAAGTACAGTCCTCAGGGTACACGTGAAATTATTGGGAATATCCTCCAAGTGAACAAACTGCACAG ttggtTGAAAATGTGGAAACGGCGGACCGACTGCAACGAGAGTAAGATAGTGgagcaaataaaaaatgaagaaaagagCAAGGGTAACATTTCCACACAAG ACTCGTGGGATTGTGGAGACTTCCAGGGCGAAACCGGCCCAGACGGCCACCAGGAGGCGCTGCCGTGCAACACTATGCTGATCACGGGGCCTCCGGGCGTGGGCAAGACGGCGTCGGTGTACGCCTGCGCTCAAGAGCTCGGCTTCAAG GTGTTTGAGGTGAACTCCTCCTCCCAACGTAATGGCCGCCAGGTTCTGTGTCAACTAAGGGAGGCGACCCAGTCGCACCTGGTGGAGACGTCTGGGAAGGACCTACTGAGACCGGCCTATTTTAACAACTATGGAACCAGAGGCTGCCCACTTAGAAGTGAACATTTAGATG gAGGCAAATTTCCACCTCCCAAGAAAGTGTGCAAAAAGCAGATGATTGGCCGCCACAGACGCACAGGAAAGGACACTCCAGCCGGCGTCACGCTGACAAACTTCTTTAAGTTGAAGGACAAAGCAGGGATGCCACGTGACAAACTGAAATATGAAGCTGAGCATCAAGCAACATCACAGAACAAAATAGTAGCTGCGTCGCTAATCCTATTTGAGGAG GTTGATGTCATATTTGAAGATGATGTCGGGTTCTTGGCAGCCATCAAGACCTTCATGACGACTACTAAGAGGCCATTGGTTCTCACCACTAATG ATCCTACATTCAGAGAGCGATtcagcagcaatttggaagaaATTGTTTTCAAGAAACCATCAACG GCGAACGTCTGCAGCTACCTGCAGCTGCTGTGTTTGGCCGAGGGTTTGAAAATGGAGGCGGACGACGTGAGAAGCCTCGTCACGCTTGCTGAAGGCGACGTCAGACGTTGTCTCCTCCAGCTCCAGTTGTGGGTGAACAGTTTTCAAG GCACCGCTGAAGAAGATGCCAGACTTTCCCAACAAGGCTGCACCGCAAGCATGCTGGGTCTACATCCCGTCAGCCGAAACCATCTGCTGAATCTTCTGGAG AATGCGTCGACTGTAGCTGACATGAACAAGCTGGTCGAGAGCTGGAGAAGAGACGTTCCTCTGCTGTACTCCAACGTGGAGATGCTTTTACCCACCATCAACCCAGTGAGGGATGGACTCGGGTTTAGCAACATGACGGTAACTGGATCCTCTTTGACACGCAAAGCACAAAGAAGCCCCTATTGTCCGAAGACAAGTGCCGCAAATGTAGACTTGAAACGTTTGAACGCTCTGGCTGACTTTTTTGACATCATGTCGTACATCGATGCCACAATAGCAGCAACAGCGGAAGCGCTTGATCCAGACGTCCGCACGAGGGACTTTGTGTGGACCGGAGCTGACATTAAAGACAGTTTGTTAGATGAAACGAGCGAAGAGGAAGTGCGGAGTCACAGCCAGGAGAGGATGTTGGAAATTCGGGCAGTTGTGGAGGCTTTGGGGTGTCGCGGGTGTTGGAGTCGCATGTCAGACGTTTGGACGGAAGCTCAGACATGCAGACCGGAACTTGGACAAACACAGTCACAGTCTTCCAATGGGATACACCTCACTTGTCAACCTCCAGGTGACCCAAT AATATGCCAAAAGAGGTACAAGATGAGCCACGCGGTGTTGAGTAGTCAACCTTTTGGCTTGCTGGGAAACAGGCAGGCTGTATGCGTTGACTACCTGCCAGCCCTGCGCTCCATCAGTCGCTCTACGAGGCAGCAAAAAGATGAGCCGGCCAG GTGTGTGAACTACCTCCAAAGTTTACACCTGGGCCTCTCCAAGTCTACACTGCAACTCCTGGCCCAAGACTTCTCCAGTACAAATCTGCCAGCCTAA
- the atad5b gene encoding ATPase family AAA domain-containing protein 5b isoform X1, producing the protein MPNKLKRTKKSPHNVSREDEASPQTDEGSSKRSTCGPTDEKVPFPQSEADVMGRGEKVSKPLSSPRSRKGHVPSLPSLHSFLKDIQASNTAFPVQSVFRMLQKKARDGLPDSEITGEKHLDLKRKQDSSEEDSKSLSSNIMTTEAASSNLLTQFSVESRPSRASRLSNTRRLKQQIANGSRKNCTDIAKTLRTIRKVCSCEDVLWTDKYSPQGTREIIGNILQVNKLHSWLKMWKRRTDCNESKIVEQIKNEEKSKGNISTQDSWDCGDFQGETGPDGHQEALPCNTMLITGPPGVGKTASVYACAQELGFKVFEVNSSSQRNGRQVLCQLREATQSHLVETSGKDLLRPAYFNNYGTRGCPLRSEHLDGGKFPPPKKVCKKQMIGRHRRTGKDTPAGVTLTNFFKLKDKAGMPRDKLKYEAEHQATSQNKIVAASLILFEEVDVIFEDDVGFLAAIKTFMTTTKRPLVLTTNDPTFRERFSSNLEEIVFKKPSTANVCSYLQLLCLAEGLKMEADDVRSLVTLAEGDVRRCLLQLQLWVNSFQGTAEEDARLSQQGCTASMLGLHPVSRNHLLNLLENASTVADMNKLVESWRRDVPLLYSNVEMLLPTINPVRDGLGFSNMTVTGSSLTRKAQRSPYCPKTSAANVDLKRLNALADFFDIMSYIDATIAATAEALDPDVRTRDFVWTGADIKDSLLDETSEEEVRSHSQERMLEIRAVVEALGCRGCWSRMSDVWTEAQTCRPELGQTQSQSSNGIHLTCQPPGDPIICQKRYKMSHAVLSSQPFGLLGNRQAVCVDYLPALRSISRSTRQQKDEPARCVNYLQSLHLGLSKSTLQLLAQDFSSTNLPA; encoded by the exons ATGCCGAACAAACTGAAACGGACCAAAAAAAGTCCACACAATGTTTCGCGTGAAGATGAAGCGAGTCCTCAAACAGACGAG GGGAGCAGTAAAAGGAGCACGTGTGGGCCGACAGATGAGAAGGTGCCCTTTCCTCAAAGTGAAGCTGATGTGATGGGAAGGGGTGAGAAGGTGTCAAAACCTTTATCATCCCCGCGGTCACGGAAAGGACATGTGCCATCGCTGCCGTCCCTGCACAGCTTTTTGAAGGACATCCAAGCATCCAACACAGCATTCCCAGTCCAAAGTGTGTTCCGGATGCTGCAGAAGAAAGCCAGAGATGGTCTACCAGATTCTGAAATAACAG GAGAAAAGCACCTAGATTTGAAGAGGAAACAAGACAGCTCAGAGGAGGACTCCAAAAGCCTGAGTTCTAATATCATGACTACAGAGGCGGCTAGTTCCAACCTCTTGACACAATTTTCAGTTGAATCACGTCCCAGCAGAGCGAGCAGGCTGAGCAACACTCGGAGACTGAAGCAGCAGATTGCAAATGGAAGCAGGAAAAATTGCACAGATATTGCGAAAACACTCAGAACTATTCGAAAAG TGTGCAGTTGTGAGGATGTGCTGTGGACAGACAAGTACAGTCCTCAGGGTACACGTGAAATTATTGGGAATATCCTCCAAGTGAACAAACTGCACAG ttggtTGAAAATGTGGAAACGGCGGACCGACTGCAACGAGAGTAAGATAGTGgagcaaataaaaaatgaagaaaagagCAAGGGTAACATTTCCACACAAG ACTCGTGGGATTGTGGAGACTTCCAGGGCGAAACCGGCCCAGACGGCCACCAGGAGGCGCTGCCGTGCAACACTATGCTGATCACGGGGCCTCCGGGCGTGGGCAAGACGGCGTCGGTGTACGCCTGCGCTCAAGAGCTCGGCTTCAAG GTGTTTGAGGTGAACTCCTCCTCCCAACGTAATGGCCGCCAGGTTCTGTGTCAACTAAGGGAGGCGACCCAGTCGCACCTGGTGGAGACGTCTGGGAAGGACCTACTGAGACCGGCCTATTTTAACAACTATGGAACCAGAGGCTGCCCACTTAGAAGTGAACATTTAGATG gAGGCAAATTTCCACCTCCCAAGAAAGTGTGCAAAAAGCAGATGATTGGCCGCCACAGACGCACAGGAAAGGACACTCCAGCCGGCGTCACGCTGACAAACTTCTTTAAGTTGAAGGACAAAGCAGGGATGCCACGTGACAAACTGAAATATGAAGCTGAGCATCAAGCAACATCACAGAACAAAATAGTAGCTGCGTCGCTAATCCTATTTGAGGAG GTTGATGTCATATTTGAAGATGATGTCGGGTTCTTGGCAGCCATCAAGACCTTCATGACGACTACTAAGAGGCCATTGGTTCTCACCACTAATG ATCCTACATTCAGAGAGCGATtcagcagcaatttggaagaaATTGTTTTCAAGAAACCATCAACG GCGAACGTCTGCAGCTACCTGCAGCTGCTGTGTTTGGCCGAGGGTTTGAAAATGGAGGCGGACGACGTGAGAAGCCTCGTCACGCTTGCTGAAGGCGACGTCAGACGTTGTCTCCTCCAGCTCCAGTTGTGGGTGAACAGTTTTCAAG GCACCGCTGAAGAAGATGCCAGACTTTCCCAACAAGGCTGCACCGCAAGCATGCTGGGTCTACATCCCGTCAGCCGAAACCATCTGCTGAATCTTCTGGAG AATGCGTCGACTGTAGCTGACATGAACAAGCTGGTCGAGAGCTGGAGAAGAGACGTTCCTCTGCTGTACTCCAACGTGGAGATGCTTTTACCCACCATCAACCCAGTGAGGGATGGACTCGGGTTTAGCAACATGACGGTAACTGGATCCTCTTTGACACGCAAAGCACAAAGAAGCCCCTATTGTCCGAAGACAAGTGCCGCAAATGTAGACTTGAAACGTTTGAACGCTCTGGCTGACTTTTTTGACATCATGTCGTACATCGATGCCACAATAGCAGCAACAGCGGAAGCGCTTGATCCAGACGTCCGCACGAGGGACTTTGTGTGGACCGGAGCTGACATTAAAGACAGTTTGTTAGATGAAACGAGCGAAGAGGAAGTGCGGAGTCACAGCCAGGAGAGGATGTTGGAAATTCGGGCAGTTGTGGAGGCTTTGGGGTGTCGCGGGTGTTGGAGTCGCATGTCAGACGTTTGGACGGAAGCTCAGACATGCAGACCGGAACTTGGACAAACACAGTCACAGTCTTCCAATGGGATACACCTCACTTGTCAACCTCCAGGTGACCCAAT AATATGCCAAAAGAGGTACAAGATGAGCCACGCGGTGTTGAGTAGTCAACCTTTTGGCTTGCTGGGAAACAGGCAGGCTGTATGCGTTGACTACCTGCCAGCCCTGCGCTCCATCAGTCGCTCTACGAGGCAGCAAAAAGATGAGCCGGCCAG GTGTGTGAACTACCTCCAAAGTTTACACCTGGGCCTCTCCAAGTCTACACTGCAACTCCTGGCCCAAGACTTCTCCAGTACAAATCTGCCAGCCTAA
- the atad5b gene encoding ATPase family AAA domain-containing protein 5b isoform X3 — protein sequence MLQKKARDGLPDSEITGEKHLDLKRKQDSSEEDSKSLSSNIMTTEAASSNLLTQFSVESRPSRASRLSNTRRLKQQIANGSRKNCTDIAKTLRTIRKVCSCEDVLWTDKYSPQGTREIIGNILQVNKLHSWLKMWKRRTDCNESKIVEQIKNEEKSKGNISTQDSWDCGDFQGETGPDGHQEALPCNTMLITGPPGVGKTASVYACAQELGFKVFEVNSSSQRNGRQVLCQLREATQSHLVETSGKDLLRPAYFNNYGTRGCPLRSEHLDGGKFPPPKKVCKKQMIGRHRRTGKDTPAGVTLTNFFKLKDKAGMPRDKLKYEAEHQATSQNKIVAASLILFEEVDVIFEDDVGFLAAIKTFMTTTKRPLVLTTNDPTFRERFSSNLEEIVFKKPSTANVCSYLQLLCLAEGLKMEADDVRSLVTLAEGDVRRCLLQLQLWVNSFQGTAEEDARLSQQGCTASMLGLHPVSRNHLLNLLENASTVADMNKLVESWRRDVPLLYSNVEMLLPTINPVRDGLGFSNMTVTGSSLTRKAQRSPYCPKTSAANVDLKRLNALADFFDIMSYIDATIAATAEALDPDVRTRDFVWTGADIKDSLLDETSEEEVRSHSQERMLEIRAVVEALGCRGCWSRMSDVWTEAQTCRPELGQTQSQSSNGIHLTCQPPGDPIICQKRYKMSHAVLSSQPFGLLGNRQAVCVDYLPALRSISRSTRQQKDEPARCVNYLQSLHLGLSKSTLQLLAQDFSSTNLPA from the exons ATGCTGCAGAAGAAAGCCAGAGATGGTCTACCAGATTCTGAAATAACAG GAGAAAAGCACCTAGATTTGAAGAGGAAACAAGACAGCTCAGAGGAGGACTCCAAAAGCCTGAGTTCTAATATCATGACTACAGAGGCGGCTAGTTCCAACCTCTTGACACAATTTTCAGTTGAATCACGTCCCAGCAGAGCGAGCAGGCTGAGCAACACTCGGAGACTGAAGCAGCAGATTGCAAATGGAAGCAGGAAAAATTGCACAGATATTGCGAAAACACTCAGAACTATTCGAAAAG TGTGCAGTTGTGAGGATGTGCTGTGGACAGACAAGTACAGTCCTCAGGGTACACGTGAAATTATTGGGAATATCCTCCAAGTGAACAAACTGCACAG ttggtTGAAAATGTGGAAACGGCGGACCGACTGCAACGAGAGTAAGATAGTGgagcaaataaaaaatgaagaaaagagCAAGGGTAACATTTCCACACAAG ACTCGTGGGATTGTGGAGACTTCCAGGGCGAAACCGGCCCAGACGGCCACCAGGAGGCGCTGCCGTGCAACACTATGCTGATCACGGGGCCTCCGGGCGTGGGCAAGACGGCGTCGGTGTACGCCTGCGCTCAAGAGCTCGGCTTCAAG GTGTTTGAGGTGAACTCCTCCTCCCAACGTAATGGCCGCCAGGTTCTGTGTCAACTAAGGGAGGCGACCCAGTCGCACCTGGTGGAGACGTCTGGGAAGGACCTACTGAGACCGGCCTATTTTAACAACTATGGAACCAGAGGCTGCCCACTTAGAAGTGAACATTTAGATG gAGGCAAATTTCCACCTCCCAAGAAAGTGTGCAAAAAGCAGATGATTGGCCGCCACAGACGCACAGGAAAGGACACTCCAGCCGGCGTCACGCTGACAAACTTCTTTAAGTTGAAGGACAAAGCAGGGATGCCACGTGACAAACTGAAATATGAAGCTGAGCATCAAGCAACATCACAGAACAAAATAGTAGCTGCGTCGCTAATCCTATTTGAGGAG GTTGATGTCATATTTGAAGATGATGTCGGGTTCTTGGCAGCCATCAAGACCTTCATGACGACTACTAAGAGGCCATTGGTTCTCACCACTAATG ATCCTACATTCAGAGAGCGATtcagcagcaatttggaagaaATTGTTTTCAAGAAACCATCAACG GCGAACGTCTGCAGCTACCTGCAGCTGCTGTGTTTGGCCGAGGGTTTGAAAATGGAGGCGGACGACGTGAGAAGCCTCGTCACGCTTGCTGAAGGCGACGTCAGACGTTGTCTCCTCCAGCTCCAGTTGTGGGTGAACAGTTTTCAAG GCACCGCTGAAGAAGATGCCAGACTTTCCCAACAAGGCTGCACCGCAAGCATGCTGGGTCTACATCCCGTCAGCCGAAACCATCTGCTGAATCTTCTGGAG AATGCGTCGACTGTAGCTGACATGAACAAGCTGGTCGAGAGCTGGAGAAGAGACGTTCCTCTGCTGTACTCCAACGTGGAGATGCTTTTACCCACCATCAACCCAGTGAGGGATGGACTCGGGTTTAGCAACATGACGGTAACTGGATCCTCTTTGACACGCAAAGCACAAAGAAGCCCCTATTGTCCGAAGACAAGTGCCGCAAATGTAGACTTGAAACGTTTGAACGCTCTGGCTGACTTTTTTGACATCATGTCGTACATCGATGCCACAATAGCAGCAACAGCGGAAGCGCTTGATCCAGACGTCCGCACGAGGGACTTTGTGTGGACCGGAGCTGACATTAAAGACAGTTTGTTAGATGAAACGAGCGAAGAGGAAGTGCGGAGTCACAGCCAGGAGAGGATGTTGGAAATTCGGGCAGTTGTGGAGGCTTTGGGGTGTCGCGGGTGTTGGAGTCGCATGTCAGACGTTTGGACGGAAGCTCAGACATGCAGACCGGAACTTGGACAAACACAGTCACAGTCTTCCAATGGGATACACCTCACTTGTCAACCTCCAGGTGACCCAAT AATATGCCAAAAGAGGTACAAGATGAGCCACGCGGTGTTGAGTAGTCAACCTTTTGGCTTGCTGGGAAACAGGCAGGCTGTATGCGTTGACTACCTGCCAGCCCTGCGCTCCATCAGTCGCTCTACGAGGCAGCAAAAAGATGAGCCGGCCAG GTGTGTGAACTACCTCCAAAGTTTACACCTGGGCCTCTCCAAGTCTACACTGCAACTCCTGGCCCAAGACTTCTCCAGTACAAATCTGCCAGCCTAA
- the atad5b gene encoding ATPase family AAA domain-containing protein 5b isoform X4 has protein sequence MPNKLKRTKKSPHNVSREDEASPQTDEGSSKRSTCGPTDEKVPFPQSEADVMGRGEKVSKPLSSPRSRKGHVPSLPSLHSFLKDIQASNTAFPVQSVFRMLQKKARDGLPDSEITGEKHLDLKRKQDSSEEDSKSLSSNIMTTEAASSNLLTQFSVESRPSRASRLSNTRRLKQQIANGSRKNCTDIAKTLRTIRKVCSCEDVLWTDKYSPQGTREIIGNILQVNKLHSWLKMWKRRTDCNESKIVEQIKNEEKSKGNISTQDSWDCGDFQGETGPDGHQEALPCNTMLITGPPGVGKTASVYACAQELGFKVFEVNSSSQRNGRQVLCQLREATQSHLVETSGKDLLRPAYFNNYGTRGCPLRSEHLDGGKFPPPKKVCKKQMIGRHRRTGKDTPAGVTLTNFFKLKDKAGMPRDKLKYEAEHQATSQNKIVAASLILFEEVDVIFEDDVGFLAAIKTFMTTTKRPLVLTTNDPTFRERFSSNLEEIVFKKPSTANVCSYLQLLCLAEGLKMEADDVRSLVTLAEGDVRRCLLQLQLWVNSFQGTAEEDARLSQQGCTASMLGLHPVSRNHLLNLLENASTVADMNKLVESWRRDVPLLYSNVEMLLPTINPVRDGLGFSNMTQQQRKRLIQTSARGTLCGPELTLKTVC, from the exons ATGCCGAACAAACTGAAACGGACCAAAAAAAGTCCACACAATGTTTCGCGTGAAGATGAAGCGAGTCCTCAAACAGACGAG GGGAGCAGTAAAAGGAGCACGTGTGGGCCGACAGATGAGAAGGTGCCCTTTCCTCAAAGTGAAGCTGATGTGATGGGAAGGGGTGAGAAGGTGTCAAAACCTTTATCATCCCCGCGGTCACGGAAAGGACATGTGCCATCGCTGCCGTCCCTGCACAGCTTTTTGAAGGACATCCAAGCATCCAACACAGCATTCCCAGTCCAAAGTGTGTTCCGGATGCTGCAGAAGAAAGCCAGAGATGGTCTACCAGATTCTGAAATAACAG GAGAAAAGCACCTAGATTTGAAGAGGAAACAAGACAGCTCAGAGGAGGACTCCAAAAGCCTGAGTTCTAATATCATGACTACAGAGGCGGCTAGTTCCAACCTCTTGACACAATTTTCAGTTGAATCACGTCCCAGCAGAGCGAGCAGGCTGAGCAACACTCGGAGACTGAAGCAGCAGATTGCAAATGGAAGCAGGAAAAATTGCACAGATATTGCGAAAACACTCAGAACTATTCGAAAAG TGTGCAGTTGTGAGGATGTGCTGTGGACAGACAAGTACAGTCCTCAGGGTACACGTGAAATTATTGGGAATATCCTCCAAGTGAACAAACTGCACAG ttggtTGAAAATGTGGAAACGGCGGACCGACTGCAACGAGAGTAAGATAGTGgagcaaataaaaaatgaagaaaagagCAAGGGTAACATTTCCACACAAG ACTCGTGGGATTGTGGAGACTTCCAGGGCGAAACCGGCCCAGACGGCCACCAGGAGGCGCTGCCGTGCAACACTATGCTGATCACGGGGCCTCCGGGCGTGGGCAAGACGGCGTCGGTGTACGCCTGCGCTCAAGAGCTCGGCTTCAAG GTGTTTGAGGTGAACTCCTCCTCCCAACGTAATGGCCGCCAGGTTCTGTGTCAACTAAGGGAGGCGACCCAGTCGCACCTGGTGGAGACGTCTGGGAAGGACCTACTGAGACCGGCCTATTTTAACAACTATGGAACCAGAGGCTGCCCACTTAGAAGTGAACATTTAGATG gAGGCAAATTTCCACCTCCCAAGAAAGTGTGCAAAAAGCAGATGATTGGCCGCCACAGACGCACAGGAAAGGACACTCCAGCCGGCGTCACGCTGACAAACTTCTTTAAGTTGAAGGACAAAGCAGGGATGCCACGTGACAAACTGAAATATGAAGCTGAGCATCAAGCAACATCACAGAACAAAATAGTAGCTGCGTCGCTAATCCTATTTGAGGAG GTTGATGTCATATTTGAAGATGATGTCGGGTTCTTGGCAGCCATCAAGACCTTCATGACGACTACTAAGAGGCCATTGGTTCTCACCACTAATG ATCCTACATTCAGAGAGCGATtcagcagcaatttggaagaaATTGTTTTCAAGAAACCATCAACG GCGAACGTCTGCAGCTACCTGCAGCTGCTGTGTTTGGCCGAGGGTTTGAAAATGGAGGCGGACGACGTGAGAAGCCTCGTCACGCTTGCTGAAGGCGACGTCAGACGTTGTCTCCTCCAGCTCCAGTTGTGGGTGAACAGTTTTCAAG GCACCGCTGAAGAAGATGCCAGACTTTCCCAACAAGGCTGCACCGCAAGCATGCTGGGTCTACATCCCGTCAGCCGAAACCATCTGCTGAATCTTCTGGAG AATGCGTCGACTGTAGCTGACATGAACAAGCTGGTCGAGAGCTGGAGAAGAGACGTTCCTCTGCTGTACTCCAACGTGGAGATGCTTTTACCCACCATCAACCCAGTGAGGGATGGACTCGGGTTTAGCAACATGACG CAGCAACAGCGGAAGCGCTTGATCCAGACGTCCGCACGAGGGACTTTGTGTGGACCGGAGCTGACATTAAAGACAGTTTGTTAG